The genomic interval CAAATCCAAGCTCTGCGCTGGACTAGTGAAAACATTGCCTTCTTTGGTGGTGACCCTTTACGCATTACAGTTTTTGGATCTGGTGCTGGAGCATCATGTGTAAACCTCCTCACACTGTCCCATTACTCTGAAGGTAACCGCTGGAGCAATTCAACAAAAGGTACAATGCAGAGGTTGCAACTTTTGACCCTTTTCAGTGTttgcatgttgtgtgtttgtgcgtattCATATAGTTCGTTATGCATGGACTCTTTTGTTGTTGGTTCTATAAGCttcactaacacaacacacttgATGTATGCATCATATACTTCGAAGACTCTCAGAAAATGCACACAAGgcatttcattcatcttttccTTTTCATCCAAATAACCTGCTGGGTAGAGAtgggtttttgtttggtttcagAATCTGCCACAGTACTCAATGACTATGTCTGGCACCTACACCCTCCacactttcttttgttttgtttccagcagcagcactgtgtgtgttaaccCTTCGTACACCACGATATATACTGTGTCTACAGTAAAACAGCCATTGATCACCTGCCTCTAGTAAcctctcatccatccatctatccatccatccatccatccatccatccatccatccatccatttattcaccCATATAtccatacatacgtacatacctacatctacagtatacaccctggacagggtgtCAATCCATCACAGGCCTCAACTATCCTGACTTTTTATAATGGGAATTATTTGCACTCTCTTTAAGACCTACATCTGCCATGTGCAGTATTTTACACATAAAGACTTTTAACACATTTAGCAAGGAACAGGATTTTGCAATTtttcagaaattaaaaataatgaagctAAAAAGCGAGACTTTTAGCAGGTTTGGGCCAAGACACAACATTCGTTTTTGCCAAGACACTCTTCGGTTCACATGATTACAGCTacatagaaagtaattactCATGTTCTTTTACTAGtagtagtttaaaagaaaaatacagtgcctgcagtttcaccaattcaagtatttttctttccaaaagCACAAAATACTCCTCAAGTCGCACTGCAAATTGTGAAAAAGCttcagcaaaatcaagcattttttttggcaaaaaaaaaaaaaaacatactggaGTACTGATTTAATTGATTGCTAATTAAATTTGCTGGTTACTAATTatggcttaattttttttttttgattatgaTGTATAGGTGTATATTCTTACTTGCGAAATACTATATATACCCCCAAATTAAGTAAGACCTAATGAGGCACATTATCCATGTGGTCATGAAGTATTGTTTTGGTTACAACATAAGATTTTTGCTATAATTCTATATATTTCcagacattttctttcttttcatttttgattATCCTAAATATGtctgtatttaaaacatttttttttatccatttccttCCTTGTGTATGGCAGCATTAATTTGTAATTACCCAAAGAAACAGGGTGTTAAATGCAACAACAGACTGCCTTCGAGATCCAAAACTGTCAAGCTGTAGTTTCAATGTCATAGCCTTTTTCATCCTTGTGCATTATATCAGATTAttcttcatttctctttctgctGGCAAACCTGTCTAAACCTTAAAGCAGTTATTTATGAAAAATGTGTTTACATTGTCTTATCTTTATTCAGAGAACTATAAAGCAGTTATCATAATTTCCACAAGTTCAGCTGTAGCATTTATCTGGAGAAATATCCAAGTGGACTGGAAAAGTCATGTACTTCTATTTGTCTCTTCCTCACACGTGGCAGAACTCAGCATTACACTGGCTTCCTGACCATTCAGTTCTTCCCCCTCTTCTACTCCCCCCTTTATTATCCATCCGACCATCCAACCATTCgttccattttctgtaccgcttGTCGTTTACAGGGTAATGTGGAGCCTGGAATCTATCCCAGGAGATTTAGGGGCATAAGGCAGGGGACAACCTGAACAGAGTTCCAACCCATCACAACACCTTTGTTAtgcatttctatttttctcCCATTTCCCCTAATTTAGTTTTGGCCAGTTCCCAACTACAAGCCAGCTCTCACCTTcatcaccttcaccttcaccatCATACCATCATCCTTCAGCTAATAACCAGGGAACACATCTTCAGAGACACATAAGAACAGAACAGCCACATCTTTTGAGAACTACTACTCAGCATAACATTCGGAAGAAACTGCTTCCTGCCCTTTtacatgtgggatgtggtagctcagtgattaaggtgtttgactactgatcggaaggtcattggttcgaatcccaggtccaccaagttgccactgcagggcccctgagcaaggcccttaaccctcaattgctcaggtgtataaactaaaatattacaatgtaagtcactctgtataagagtgtctgctaaatgctgtaaatgtaaatatgtccaTGATCAGACCCACTATTGCCTCTCTCTCGCActttctctatctcactctctccctccctctctctcgctctttctctatctcactctctcattctcagagagagagggagagagagagaaagagagagagagagaggaaggttCATATATAGCttatgtgtttaaataataaataatataatattagataattttttctataattattattaaattaaatctctctcttctctccagaCTCTTACACATCTTTACATGATTAACATAACTCAAATGATtgttgtggttaaaaaaaaaaaaaaaagtacaataaaacaTGCATTGTTTGCTATAACTTTTCCTTTTGTGCGTGAACACAGCATCAACCTTTGATATGTTTAAGATACGATATGAATTGAacggattattttattttattttgtttgattttggttttatttgaacTTAAAACATAACTTTTCTTCACtattccctttctttcttttttcaaagagttaaagtattattatgtttttgttgttggttgtttttatttgtaaggGTTCTAAACCATCAGCAACAACAGAAATCCAAAGGAGTTGAGACAAAGtgattttaattgaattagATAACAATGGAGcctattttaatatattttggcTCAACCACAACATCGTATTTACAAACCTGACAATTACAATGATTTCATCGACCGCTGTACAACAGATAACAAAACTGGAAAAGATAGTTGTCTTGAAACCAATTTTTTATACAGAGGAGTGTTTCTGATGTTCTGTTAgcgtatgtacagtatgatcaGCAAGCCGGtgaatatcattattataaattattctcTTCACTTTTGTTGTATAATAGTATTTTAGATTATCAGTAGAATCTGAAATAGTACCCAGAACATTATACTTTATGTCCCTTTCTATAAAACATGTAACACAGTCGCCAGGTACTTTCAGTATTTGTGCAGACAAAGTCATGTTGGGTTAAATCAGGAATAAACTCAGAAAtgcatatttaattattcacaTCCTCATTATATGCCCCATGTCATGTTGAATTTGTggtgttttacatttttgtctcatAAATATTTGCCAAAAGTTTTTGGCAGATGTTAACTTATTAACACaataagtaacacacacacaccacacactgatGCACACATCCGCTCTTGGAATGAATTGATTTGCATGAAGTTTCCATGACAACCACTAATTGTTTTTGCCTCAACATTTGCACTAAAAGCTATAATTTACACTGTCAAAACAAAGATGTTGTGTTTACGACTATGTGAAATTGTATTGCATGGGATGTGCCTGCTTATGAGTTTTAGTTAAGCTACATCTTTATGTGAATTTTCTCTGTTAACATTCTCTGTTTGTTATCAGTGTTATTAATCTATAGTCCCCTTCAACCAGGCTTGTTCCAGAGAGCCATAGCTCAGAGTGGCACGGCTCTGTCCAGCTGGGCAGTGAGCTTCCAACCAGCTAAATACGCACGTATGCTGGCCAGAAAGGTGGGCTGCGACTATCAGGACACAATGGAACTAGTCGAGTGCCTGCAGAAGAAGGACTACAAGGAGTTGGTGGAGCAGGACATCCAGCCAGCCCGTTACCATATTGCCTTTGGCCCAGTCATTGACGGCGACGTGATCCCGGATGACCCGCAGATTCTCATGGAGCAGGGCGAGTTCCTCAACTACGATATCATGTTGGGTGTAAACCAGGGTGAAGGTCTCAAATTTGTCGAGCTGGTGGTGGACGGAGACAGTGGTGTCCAGGCCAACGACTTTGACTATGCAGTGTCCAGCTTTGTGGATGATTTATATGGCTATCCTGAGGGCAAGGACGTGCTGCGTGAGACCATCAAGTTCATGTACACAGACTGGGCCGACCGCCACAATCCAGAAACCCGAAGGAAAACGTTGTTGGCTCTCTTCACTGACCACCAGTGGGTAGCACCCGCTGTGGCCACGGCTGACCTGCACTCCAGCTTCGGATCGCCAACTTACTTTTATGCTTTCTACCACCACTGCCAGACGGAGCAGGTGCCTGCGTGGGCAGATGCAGCTCATGGAGATGAGATCCCTTATGTATTTGGCCTGCCGATGATCGGCCCCACTGAGCTCTTTCCTTGCAACTTTTCCAAGAATGATGTGATGCTCAGTGCTGTGGTCATGACCTACTGGACCAACTTTGCTAAGACGGGGTGAGTATAAAGAAGTTTATATTGTTTAAGTGGTATTTTAAGCAGGCTTTCATGTACTCACAGTATCTATATGtagcaattttatttttccagatGTATCAGTGATATGATTTTTATAGTCTTATTGTCCAACGATGTTAGTAACAGAGTATTGTGGTTAGAAAAATAGGTATTTTGTGTTAGCTTTACTTTTCGGTACAAGACATcctcaaatcaaatcaactcAAATCTCCAGTTTCTGTTCCCTGCTTCCTGTTAAATAAAccatataaattaaattaaataaataaattaaataaaccagAAAAGATATTTCATGTATTTTGCAGTATGATTGTGATGTCGTACTCATTGTTCATGGCTTCTCACCTTGCAGTGACCCCAACCAACCAGTGCCACAGGACACCAAGTTCATACACACCAAACCCAACCGCTTTGAGGAGGTGGCATGGACAAGGTATAACCAGAAGGAGCAGCTTTATCTGCACATTGGCTTGAAACCTCGTGTTAAAGAGCACTACCGTGCCAACAAAGTCAACCTGTGGCTCGAGCTAGTCCCACACTTACACACCCTCAACGAGATCACACAAGTCGTCTCGTCCACAAGCACCACCACCAAGGTGCCTGCGCCAGACGAGACACCACGGACTCCCAAGAAGATGCCAGCCAACACCAAGAGGCCCTTCCCCACACCTTTTCCAACTGAGATAAAGGATACAAGCCAAATCCCGAACCACAACCAACCGTTTTTCGTGGAGCAGCGTGACTACTCGACTGAGCTAAGCGTCACCATTGCCGTTGGAGCTTCCTTGCTCTTTCTCAACATACTGGCCTTTGCTGCACTCTACTACAAGAAGGACAAGAGACGGCAGGATGGACATCGGCGAGGAAGCCCTCAGCGTGCCAATGCCACCAGTCAACTGGCACCCGTACCGGACGAGGAACTCATGTCGCTGCAGATGAAGCGTGGAGAGCTAGAGCGTGAGTGCCCACTTGTCCTGAGGAGCAGCTGTCCGCCTGACTACACCTTAGCCATGCGTCGCTCACCAGACGATGTACCACTCATGAGCGCCAACACCATCACCGTCTTGCCCAGCACCATGCCCAGTGCTCTCGGACCATTGCATCCATTCAACAGCTATGCGGGAGTGCAGCACAACAACACACTGCCCCACCCACATCCCCATTCGCACTCCACAACTAGAGTATAgccacacatgtgcacacatatACTCAAAGGATTTCGGTTTCAGTGAAGCATATCTATGCTTTGACCGTTTTGCATAACATGGAATACACCGTGACGTTTCTTTTGTCTCCATTCGGAGGAAAATGACCATTTTATATTAGAAATGTAAAATGAGGAGAAAATTGCTAAACTAtttcagatttaataaaaaataaacagagatggatgattttttttttatcctggtATCATAGACAATGCCTGGTCTATTTCCTGACATAGAAGTATCACAAGTTGGTTTGAAAGAATGGTTTGATTCAGTTACAGTTCAGAAGCTGTGGAAGAGAGGGCACGTTGAAGGCCCTgtgtaaatgaaagaaatatattGTTTTCCAGAGGCACTCGATTGTCGAGTGCTCTCTCTGGAGCGGACAGGAGATGCTGCTTACTTAAGTTAGGCATGTGTTCTCCTATAGACGGAGGCATTGTAAGATACAGAATTACACATTGCTGGAAAAAGAGGGGTGGACAAGAACTTCTCAAGAATATGCACAATGTCttggaatcttttttttctggatttatttttgGGAACAATTTTATTGTATAGAATCTATTTACATATCTAGATATGTACGCAAAGCTGTTTAAGCTCTGACTCTGGGGCATCAGTACTGGAGAATCTGCCAGCAGTACAAAGAGTGGGGTGGGAACGTCACTGGTTTTCTGGCAGATACGGCTTCATCACACAAGTGCTGTCTGTATGGAGAACTGGAGGACAAAATATGGGAAGCTGGATATTTTTTAGCACGAAGCGCATGACAATTTATCTGCTTGGTGGCTGTTCTGCTGATTaagtctttattaaaaaaaaatatattcccCATTGGATCTGTTTGAGGAAATACTCTGATTGGCTCAGAATTCTACCAAAATCGGAATATGTTGACGTGGACAAAGGCAACACATCCTGATCGGAGATGGGAAGCTGAAAAGTGTGGGGTTGGGGCAGGGACATGCTACTTAGAGTGCATTCACAAATAGCTTGAGTGAACGTGGTTATAAGGACTAGTTTTGTACAATGTGTCTTGGTAAAACTTTTTAATAGTGGTGAGTCACTTGCTGTTTGAGATCCCGTTTGTGGGATAAtcatggtattttttttttttctcttctttaatTTGCTAGTTTGGGGTTGCTGTATTAcattaagtttatttatttttatttgaccaCTTATAAGCTTCATCatgtaattcatttatttgccaTACTTAAATCAGGAAGTACCCTGCATAACAGAAGCCCCAAGAAATGAAGTTGCTGGGAATCATTCTGCATAACTTTAGTTCTCCGGATTGTGATTGGTTACATTGATTTTCTTTTGCTCGTACTCTTTTATTGAGTCCCCTGCTGTAGCCCTACTTAAAGATGAATGCTTATAAATTTTTCCCTGATGCAGGGAGGCTCTGCTGACAGTGTAGATTTGAAGGCCCTCTCATCTTCTTTTGCCCACATCTGATCACAGCAGGTGCTGAGGTGgcggtggggaaaaaaaaaataaaaaggaaaaaaaaattaactgaaCTTTACTAGTAGAGGATCAGTTTCCACACTATATCAGTATCATTGGAAACGCCTTTAAATTCATTGCCCATGTTGATTAGCATGTCTGTCATATTTTTGGCTGTACTTCAGTCATTGCTGCCATTCTTAgatagatgtgtttttaatttaatttaatttttttccaaaacaagACGACCTTCTAGGTTTTTCTAGTCAGCAGTTCTCCACGGGCAATCAGTATTTAGTTTGCCCCTATTCAGCTTCTCCACATAAACATGTTATAGCACTGTGGAGAACCGGGTAACCTGTCTAAAATTCAGCTTTGCTTCAGTCTCTTTTGTCATTCCAAATTtccctctatgtgtgtgtatgaatagaGAAGGAGGTTGAAGAAACGTCTGACTCTCTGCGTCCTTCCTAATCCGGTTGATCACTGGCGGTGGGCGGTATGACAGCTGATCCCACAAATCAGCTGTAGTTCTTATTAAAGTTCAGAACTCTACGCAGCGACACGACATATTACCCTACATTCACACTGCGACAATTCAACAAGCGACAGTTTGCTATTTACATGTGTGACATGGAGCCACAATTTGTGCAAGTGACATTTGCATTGAGATTTTTTGAACTATGCAAATTATGTACAATGTGGTAAAGCGTTTTATCCAAGCTTATCGATTCGAATGATTTCCTACGGCACATATGGTCTGAAATATCTTAGGTTCCCTACTCACAACTTTAGTTCCTACCAGCAGTTACTGTCACATgcaaaaatggaagaaaacccCATAGCCATAGTTTCGTGTTATCCTGTCATATACAGCCGCTCATTAAATgtgtagagaaaaacaaagtaatGAACAGATGTTCCTAGTAGCAAAGATCATGCAGTTATTGTAAAAAGCTGGGCGAAGCCAGTCATTGATCAGTCAGTGATCAAATTCTTTATCAGATGTTAAAGAGACAAAAATACTgtcaaattattttcatattgttGACAGAAGCTAATATATGCTGGCTGCAACGGAGGTTATTACTGGTAAGATTCTTAgaataaataatcaattttattgattttaaatgGGTAACTAGAATGTGTATTAAAAGCAGGtaaacatctttatttttataaatattatataattaaaaaagaatggcaagcatagaaatagaaaaagcaTAGAAAATGCACTGCATTGAACCTACCTGTTGCGTAACGACTGGCTTTTGTGCCGATTCTAAGCGGCTCAAAATTGGAAAAATAACAGCTACAATGTTCAAACAATGTTAGGGTGGCTTCCTAAATTCCTTTAGTTTGTCTTTGCATATTCAACTTGAAATTGGATTTAAAGGTCATTTTGCTTTATACTTTTTTCAAGGAATAGGAAGCCAAAGAATACCAAACATATCAGTTAATAACATGAACCATTGGTTTATTCTATGAAATACGTTGATCTCAATCATTTTACACCAGACCATCATATCATTGTTTGCTCATACATACCGCCCACTCGTCCTCCTCACCACACACTTTCACAATTAACCTCAACGTATTCGAAATTTGAGAGCCCTATGACTAATATGGTGCCAGTGAGGAGTGATTAATTAAAGTGCTTGTGAGTTCAGAGAGATATGGGTTATTCAGAAAagtcacagtgacacacaggcacactgcCAGTGAGAGGATAGAAGGGGGTGGGGGTTGTGATAAGGACAGaggacttaaaaaaaattaaacagaaaattatATAGTTGTCCCAGGGCCCTGCTGACCTGTGACACAGCAAAGGTCCCAAACAAGATGTTCCTTTCTACAACATGGACTCAGCTGGGCTGCTGCATTCCTGTCCACTCCGTTCCTGCTGAGCAGCACAGTAAATACAGTGCAGGATAATCTGGAGCATTAACTAAAGCCCATCACACAGCTACACTCACTCAATCAATACAGGTATGTATATGCAAAGCAGCCCTGCCCCAAGTTCCCTTCCAAACGAGACTCCTTTTGTGCGAGGTTCAAATTTAATGAGCCGTTCATACGAGGGCTCCTTTGAGGATTTGTCCCATATATTTGCATGTAGGACCAAGGTGAGAGCTGGGAAACATCAGTTACCGATGAGAGCTGCAGGGCTCGATCTCACACACCATCAACAGGATGAGCCTCATGACTGAATGTATTACAACATCGAGTGtcatttactattttttttttgtctttctttttcccttttgttcTATCTAAGCTTCAAAGGGATGATCAGAATGCCTGTTCATGGGAACCATATCAGAGGGCA from Tachysurus vachellii isolate PV-2020 chromosome 1, HZAU_Pvac_v1, whole genome shotgun sequence carries:
- the nlgn1 gene encoding neuroligin-1 isoform X1 — encoded protein: MLGRPWSAMQSRLDMGAGLELPSLLWVLALALQTWVGAAEKLDELDPVVTTAYGKLRGFKKELNNEILGPVIQFLGVPYAAPPTGERRFQPPEPPTPWNDVRNATHFGPVCPQSVVEGRLPDVMLPVWFTNGLEVVSTFVQEQSEDCLFLNIYVPTEDGPLTKKQNDDLGDNDGAEDEDIRESGSPKPVMVFIHGGSYMEGTGNMFDGSILASYGNVIVITVNYRLGVLGFLSTGDQAAKGNYGLLDQIQALRWTSENIAFFGGDPLRITVFGSGAGASCVNLLTLSHYSEGNRWSNSTKGLFQRAIAQSGTALSSWAVSFQPAKYARMLARKVGCDYQDTMELVECLQKKDYKELVEQDIQPARYHIAFGPVIDGDVIPDDPQILMEQGEFLNYDIMLGVNQGEGLKFVELVVDGDSGVQANDFDYAVSSFVDDLYGYPEGKDVLRETIKFMYTDWADRHNPETRRKTLLALFTDHQWVAPAVATADLHSSFGSPTYFYAFYHHCQTEQVPAWADAAHGDEIPYVFGLPMIGPTELFPCNFSKNDVMLSAVVMTYWTNFAKTGDPNQPVPQDTKFIHTKPNRFEEVAWTRYNQKEQLYLHIGLKPRVKEHYRANKVNLWLELVPHLHTLNEITQVVSSTSTTTKVPAPDETPRTPKKMPANTKRPFPTPFPTEIKDTSQIPNHNQPFFVEQRDYSTELSVTIAVGASLLFLNILAFAALYYKKDKRRQDGHRRGSPQRANATSQLAPVPDEELMSLQMKRGELERECPLVLRSSCPPDYTLAMRRSPDDVPLMSANTITVLPSTMPSALGPLHPFNSYAGVQHNNTLPHPHPHSHSTTRV
- the nlgn1 gene encoding neuroligin-1 isoform X2, with the protein product MLGRPWSAMQSRLDMGAGLELPSLLWVLALALQTWVGAAEKLDELDPVVTTAYGKLRGFKKELNNEILGPVIQFLGVPYAAPPTGERRFQPPEPPTPWNDVRNATHFGPVCPQSVVEGRLPDVMLPVWFTNGLEVVSTFVQEQSEDCLFLNIYVPTEDDIRESGSPKPVMVFIHGGSYMEGTGNMFDGSILASYGNVIVITVNYRLGVLGFLSTGDQAAKGNYGLLDQIQALRWTSENIAFFGGDPLRITVFGSGAGASCVNLLTLSHYSEGNRWSNSTKGLFQRAIAQSGTALSSWAVSFQPAKYARMLARKVGCDYQDTMELVECLQKKDYKELVEQDIQPARYHIAFGPVIDGDVIPDDPQILMEQGEFLNYDIMLGVNQGEGLKFVELVVDGDSGVQANDFDYAVSSFVDDLYGYPEGKDVLRETIKFMYTDWADRHNPETRRKTLLALFTDHQWVAPAVATADLHSSFGSPTYFYAFYHHCQTEQVPAWADAAHGDEIPYVFGLPMIGPTELFPCNFSKNDVMLSAVVMTYWTNFAKTGDPNQPVPQDTKFIHTKPNRFEEVAWTRYNQKEQLYLHIGLKPRVKEHYRANKVNLWLELVPHLHTLNEITQVVSSTSTTTKVPAPDETPRTPKKMPANTKRPFPTPFPTEIKDTSQIPNHNQPFFVEQRDYSTELSVTIAVGASLLFLNILAFAALYYKKDKRRQDGHRRGSPQRANATSQLAPVPDEELMSLQMKRGELERECPLVLRSSCPPDYTLAMRRSPDDVPLMSANTITVLPSTMPSALGPLHPFNSYAGVQHNNTLPHPHPHSHSTTRV